Genomic DNA from Parambassis ranga chromosome 10, fParRan2.1, whole genome shotgun sequence:
CAGGCTGTTCTCTTTTTCTTAATTATTCTAACTAATTATATTTGACATCAGAATACCTGTATGATTCAGAATGACTCAGCAAGTCTTATTAGGGCAAACCGGAAGCTACCTGTCTCCTCCGGGAAAGCAGGCAGTTACCATTGCAACAAACAAATTATCTACAACAAGGTACATTGTCTGCATACCAAGACCTTTTTTATCAAAAGTCAGCCAGGGCACTGTAGCCTTTACTTCAGATACACAGTATGTTAGATAAGAAAAATATGAGTGCCAACATGAAGGAGCAATCTTCTGATGAGGAATGTATCCTGTAAGTGGTTCTTTTTGATCTTCACCCATGTGGTAACAGAGAAGTGAAACCAGAAGAcaaagcacaaaacaaaacagtctaATCACCATGCCATGATACTCGATTCCTCTATTGTTTAGCACATCCTTAATTATCAGGCTGCATGCTGCAACCGCAGCACACCACAGGAGTCATATTACAAACAGAACAACCATCACACTCACAGAAGGCTTGTTGGTTGAAAATTCAGTCAGAGTATTTGTGAGGGGCCATCCAAGTCTCTTTAATGTGTTTCCATTGTTATTTCTAGTCACCAAAGAAATCTCTCTCGAGGATCTGAAGGAGCTcatgggaaaaaaacaggatcTTATTCTGATTGATGTCCGCACCAGAGAAGAAGTGGCTAAAGGACAAATTCCAGGATCTATTAACATACCACGTGagcttgtttttaattaatttactgCACATTTCCTCTTTCGAGGTTACCACTTTTCATGCACATCATtttcctatgtgtgtgtgtctgtgtgtgtgcagtgatgatgtTCAGTCTGGTTCTTCAGGTTGTTTGTTTTGCATTAGATTGACACCTTGATGTCTATCACTTatgtgaatgtttttgtttgtaattCTTTCAGTTGATACAGTAGAGGCTGCTCTTATAATGCACCCGGAAGACTTTAAGGCCAAGTATGGAATAAACAAGCCACCACTGGATGCACCAGAGCTGGTGTTTCACTGCCAGATGGGCAAGCGAGGGGTGGCAGCCACAAGCAAGGCCCATGAACTGGGATACATCAagtaaatatttattacaaacaaCTCATCTTGCTGCATaactctttttatttttctggcaTTCTC
This window encodes:
- the tstd1 gene encoding thiosulfate:glutathione sulfurtransferase isoform X2, producing MITIRYFSHRLRQHLHRQLHTTTRMANKEISLEDLKELMGKKQDLILIDVRTREEVAKGQIPGSINIPLDTVEAALIMHPEDFKAKYGINKPPLDAPELVFHCQMGKRGVAATSKAHELGYINACNYTGGYKEWSEKEGK
- the tstd1 gene encoding thiosulfate:glutathione sulfurtransferase isoform X1, translated to MITIRYFSHRLRQHLHRQLHTTTRMANKVTKEISLEDLKELMGKKQDLILIDVRTREEVAKGQIPGSINIPLDTVEAALIMHPEDFKAKYGINKPPLDAPELVFHCQMGKRGVAATSKAHELGYINACNYTGGYKEWSEKEGK